The stretch of DNA gacattccacgtccctaacgctagcttctgtagccggggatcagatcgccaaggcccctgccctggacgactgcccgatccacattgcaccggcctcatatgatccctcttgcaggtggtgggcctacgggagggcgggcccatgtcgtcctttcgggctctgcccggccggggcccgtgggcaaagccccggccaccaggcgctcgcactcgagcctcaaccccgggcctggctccaaggtggggccccggtagcgccaatccgggcgacgtgaactgcctttgttgttttatgtacatgtatggctattgaaccgctcttcatcggacccgtcacctgggacctgtttgccttgggagaccctaccaggggcattaagcccccgacaacatagctcccaggatcattcgggtactcaaacccctccaccacgttaaggtggcggttcatggaggagaACAGTTCTTCAGTTTAGGCTATATATTTTCTGTATGGATATTCATGTGCACTGTCcttgttaaataaaccaatacataaaatgaaatatgttttcttccagtaatataaaataataataattttgataAACGGTAATACATAATAGATGTCTAATATATTAGGTTTTTAATTATCAATGGATAGAATTACGATTTAGAAtgatgaaaaggtttttttttgtttttttttaaagcatcttATCTCCCTTACATAAAACCGCCACGTCACAATGCTGCTCTTGTCTTTTCTTCAGCCTGTGTGTAAGTACAGAATTTCATCATTGCACAAGATCACAGCGAGAAACTCCAGCTTCCTGTCTGTGACGTCAAAGAGGGAGAGGATAAAAGAGCAGCGTTCACACAGCCTGACACATCAGTCACCAGCACTGAACTAAAGAGACTAAAGGAAGCAAACAGCCTCTGATCGACAGGATTCAACAGGTAAACCTTGTTGTGTTTGGAGCAGCTTCACTCTGCTACACTATAGGAAATATATTCAGTTGAATTGCAATGTAGCATTAATAGAGAATTAAGTTCAAGTTTAACATGAAAGTACAGCTTTTCTTACCTGAACATGTTCCTTCTCTGTGTCCGGCAGCagatttttcctcaaataagaAAACAATGGGATCTCTGAAAAGGTGTAACTCTAACTCAAGCAATACATGGAGCCACAAGATGCCTGAAGGAGTAGACTTGGAGATCTCCCATCATCCACTCACAATGAAGAAGGTCGCCCACCTCATCATCGCCATGGAAAGGCTAAAAGGCAGCAGGTCCAGGTCTGTGCTGAGGACCGACTTCAGAGACCAGAACCTGCTCAGCATCATGTTGGATGGCTTCATGGAAGGTACTAAtcatataaaacatttaaaaaccattatCTGCGTGTAAGACGATCCAATCATCAGAGCTGAGTCACTCTGTTAATAATCCCAGAGCATGAATTAACAATGCACTCTTTCATCTCCCTCAAAACAAATAGTGTATGAGACGTATTCGGCTCCGCCCCCTCACTTCAGACGGACGGGTGTGCATACATGTAGCGTGATGGACAGTGAGAAGAGGAACTTGGTTCTGGTCAAAGACAGCATGGAGCTTCATGCAGTGTTACTGCAGGGCGGCAGCGGAAAGCGGAAAGGTAAATACAAAAGTAACAATCTGGAAACCTGAGCTATGAAAACTGAAAGATTCATACCATTCAATGAAATTCTTCTGGTTGTATTATTTAAGAAAGTCTGGTTTGACTTTCATAGAATTATGGTTTAGTAGTGTAACACCCTATTGGTGTTAATTCACTGGGAAACGTTGCCTCAATGTTGTTCAGGCCTAAAGGCAAGGTTGGCAAGACCTCAAGTAGACATAATTTTACCTCAAACTAAATCTCAGTACTCAAGTAGAACTCTTATCAGTTTTCTCAAAGCAAAGCCATTTCTAGCTTTGTGGGGACCCTATGCAAAATACCGTTTGGGGGGCCCCGAGTTTGCCAAACTTTATGGAGAGATTCTGAATCCATTAAATCACCCATTAACTGTTAAATGTCGTTCTGACGTCACAGACTGTGAAAACTTTGGGAGTCCATTGATTAAAACTTATCTACACCTTAAATCTGAATAAAGGAAAACctcaacataacataacatccaaaaagtagacaaaatgaatctagatggaattattacatggaagtcaagtggaACTTTAAAGGAGCCATCATAGatgatcagcagaactcctctgacaaagactggcaattgacagtcaaaacattcctgaacatttcctgaaaaagccTTGTCAGCATTAACAAAACCTCAGCTTGGCACACACCTACATGCAATTGCATGTAGTTtgcctatagccagaaacgtcTGTGCATGAAATTGATATATCATCTCATCTTCTCTCCTCAGTTCACCTGAACATGTCCACCTATGTGCACCCAATGCCCCCCGTCGACGCCAGACCGGTAGTTCTGGGTATCAAGGACACTAACCTCTATCTGTCCTGTCACCTAGAGGGTGATGAACCCACACTTCACCTGGAGGTAAACATCTCACCTCTCACACAAACATCTCTTTTTTAAACACACGCTGCAGTTTCAAAAGTTGTCCTTCCACAGAACCTTCTCACCATGTTTGTTTCTCCTATTTTTAAGGAAGTGGAAGACAAAAGCAGTCTGTCGAGGATTAGCGATGACAGCGAGATGCTGCGCTTTCTCTTCTACAAACAGGACACGGGCGTGAACAACAGCACCCTAATGTCCGCCTGCTACCCAGACTGGTACATCAGCACAGCGGAGGAAGACAACAAGGCTGTAATCATGTCTCAGGAAGCATCTTCCTGCTACCAAACCTTCAACATCCAGCGAGAGAGTTACACAGACGCCACATATCCCTGATCTGAAGGACCGCTGTGATACCAGATGGACAGTGGAACAGCTTATTAGCTGCACTAACTTGTGATTGATGATTACAGATCTATCTGTTTACTGTTTGTACCAAGTGCCTATGTATTGACAATGTCAAGTTTCATCACAAGGTGGCAGCCTGGAGCTGTCTGAGGAGCTATTTATTACACTgaagtgtatttattattatatttatcaatttatattAGTCAGTTATATTTATaagtttgatatttatttatttatgctaaATTTGAACTTTTGTGATCATTGACAAAAGAGCTTACTGAACAAAATAAGGAACTATGTTAATAAGACCTGAATAAAGACGTTGAAATGACAGAGATTTGCATCAATTGTGCTTTGTTAACAGAACACAAAATGGCTCAGATTTACATGGTGATGGTTAATAAATAGAACAAATTATACACACAATTCAACAACTGCTGGTTTCCATATGAAAACGTTTTATCGGCAGATTACAATATTCTGGTTTATctttccattactttttttgATACAAACGAACATAAacgataaaaaagaaaagaaaatattctaTTACTTTTTGTTTCGAACAACCATAaacgttttaaaaaagaaaatattctggtttatttttccatttttattacaaacgaacataaacgataaaaaaagGTATGTATATGCACTGTATATGTTTGTATAGTATCCTTATTTTGAAACAgcaaagtttaatttaatttaaaatgttattttgtgaaggAGAGGTAGTATAATAGTTCTGCCTCCTCCTCTTGAGCACTTTCTCCTTTGAATACGTGTTATGTATtgtacataaaatgtgttttttttttttgttttttgctgaaataaatgaataaataaataaacaaacaaacagacctGCTAAAATATCTTTAAAGGGCAAATACAACCAATAACAGGTAATTTTCCACCTTATAAAAAAGAGACTGAAAGGATTAGGGTTAGTGCTTTCTTCTTCAAAAGAACTTGAAGTCATTCATTGAATTATATTTGACAGTTTAATGCTAAATAAGctcttttaatttattacaatatccttaaagggccaatacaATCAATTGTTAGATcgtattggccctttaaggatATTGTAATAGATTAAAAGAGCTTGTAGGTCTATAAACTATCAAATATAGCTCTCATAAATGAAATCAAGTCATCTtgatagtccctcctatctcctttcctatccacttttccatggatgacgtcacggggttaaggaaaggtgttaggagaggagttgcGGAAAGGCcttcacgtttgttttgacattcagacgcacttccactaggtgacgtaataatctgacggccgaaggttagagaaaaaaaaacaaaaacaactacacatttccgaaaatggactaaaagctcatttataacactttatgCTGATATAATCTGAATAATCATaaagtttgaatgtaaatcaaaagaaaagtggctagtgattctcaactggtgggtcgggacccaaaagtgggtcacggacatgtactgggtgggtcacagaaagctggtcaaaaataaataaataaatacttattgtctctcatgttggactcttttattttgaaagaaacttttattttgacaggaatgctgtgaaatgcatgttgcacaggaaaatatatagatgcaagttttttttaaaaaaaaaaaaaaaaaagattatacatGTGTTTTCAACTAATTTTGATTGGTTGACTTCTAACAAaatgtgggtcgcgatttaatgattgtggcaaaatgtggacCCCAGGGTGAGAACCACTGTACTCAGCTGGAACataagtgaaactaaaagattgagaatggttgctcacactcacattctACTCACTgatatgatatactgtatattgaataaaacataatgtggataaaaaatgtctctgatctttttttttctagaaccacagagtgtctgttttatgtcagttataatctgatgatatgtcttacatataacaagacatgggttttagattatttatttaaaattcaaggcaatgaaaataatatgttaatgtctaatttaaagacaagcaacttgaaattaacagtaaatatgcaacgtattaacttgtatatgaactgtcagtatattaaataaacaaatgtgcttcatatacccatttatgtttgtAATTAGGCTGTATTaaaatttaggaattagggctgggcaatatatcaagattcaagatgtatcaagttttctattttgtcgatatagaaaactacaatattgcatatatcgatatatatcgtattttgtataaaaaatacttattgtaggagtcgctgcttttacttctcagaacagcatgtaaagctaAGTTAAATGAATCAATGAGTGTGTCCCAAcacagaccttccccataacaagccacactacaaaactcactcacatgtgctgtccctaacaggtgaaaaaaaccaaaagtggTGCATGTTGTGCAGCTGTGTGCTAATAAATGAGTCTGTATGGCATGTTGGATCAGCAAATTAttttgtatatcaccatttgagaaaatactgtatattgagatgtgagttttggtccacaTCGCCCAGGTCTAGTAGGAATGTTTACAGCATTGCATTGTTAATGAAGGTTGGCCTACCAGATAATTGTAcacacataattgtatttagtaagtgatTGACAAGTGgttattttagatttcctgtacacttgtcttaaaatataagggatagtggagcttggttggggtggtgggtcAGCCAAATTTGATTGTATCAATGGCCTGTTTGCATTAAAATCACTACATGCTGTAAAATCACTATACTGCtgtaattattttactgtaGGCTACTTAAGGGTTCAAGGTAATGATTACTATACCTGTATGCAGGGCTTTAATTTGAccttttagatcaccagccagcatggctagtcAGTgacgtattattattattattattattattattattattattattattattattattattattattattattattattaatatttgttttaattacatatacatatatattttttatttccaataGCCTGCAGTaactataagtttgaaagtgtcagcattttgtgcttttcatagcccaaatgactaaacatcgctgtgagatgctgcacagtctcacaggccacaccctctcccagaagcacattgctgctctgcctctgtttccttAGCGtgcttttatgtgtttgtgcacgtgcagtcagttccccaaaatgaaaaccatttacgtaagaattcagctctctacgctgcctttggacgtaaccgcgctatgctaaatgctatacgtaagttcacagtgcattagtgaattgatatcacgtgaccgctgctgctacgttctctagcgagtgggtGGGATTATAACagtacaggcaggatgacagcgctagagatgataaagaaactttattttgaggaaaaacggcagcttttaaaagatgggaaacTAACACCTGAGCAACCAGAGCTTTAGCAAAGGTAAGAAcagaaaattgttcgtattttccacagtgaatggatCAAAatgaaggattggctttgttgTTGCGCTgttgtgtcatgagatatatattgttgggagagtatggagtctatattgaataattgtttatgtttctttcatggtgttttacaatgttgattttgttagatggttaaatgcttgttcatgtggatcttgttgggttttttctttcttattatgaattttatattctgacaagcgcattgagatgactttgtcgtaaattgcgctatacaaatgaagttgaattgaattgaattaacacttgccagcagaaacatcaTTGGAaatgtcattggtggtcttgatttgcaacgccctgcctacccaaccctagtcaCGTCACTGTGACTAGTAGATTCTTAAGGataccagccaaccagattttccaccagccaaaacttttccagcaaaaataaactcCATTATGAGTGCCACAGAAAATAATTAGGCGttcgtgtttttattttagttgattgcataaatacattaaaatggtaaaagcATAAACATTGAAttcaaaaacaatgttgtaacaatgcctaaaagaTGTAATAttgaactttgggtgtgtcggagaagtgaaccttttatgaagtacagtatattctcataacttaataaacaaacttaactcggAGGAAAATTGAATCCCTGGAACACtaaagttagaaagaatagaagtaatcagcAAGAAGAATTACATGTaatgtagagaaaaaatgttttactaacatgcatgatcttcaaatgtaaacaaatcccactccccacaaactgtatagtgcacattttaaagatgaACATATGGTCGAATACCAGCCACTCATGAcccgacatccatttagtattaaaactcctcaatttcttcttcttttcaggtcttttttcatcttcattttctgctgtgtcAGCAGCAGCCTTCCTTGTTTTGCAGTTCTGGTTTTTCAACACCCGATAAATAtatccacatgtttggtttttCAACACCCGATAAATATATCCACGTTTGGTTTTTCCTAACTAATTTTACAACTTCAGTTCAGCTCctgctgtttgttttgtgtcgttctgtttgtcttctgataccaaaccataacaatcacgctaacgtaatcacatagccaattgttgtatgacacgtcacgatatggtgttcatgggaaatgtaggattatgTAACACATATGATACTTAGATTATTAAGCAAAGTAAAGTAAATAGTATCATAATAAGTATCTTCTAATAAACTACTTAGTTCAGTTCTAGGTATCTGTAACTGAATTCCCTAAACCTTAAGATATATTAGGTCATTTGCATGTAGAATTGTTAACCTTCGTCTTGTGTTAGGGTCGGCACTGacctgtttttactttttaaatgcataaaagagtcacataaatgtgtttattgcaTCAAGGCTTTTTGACTTTGTCAGGAACCTCTAtttcaagaaaataaaaaaaaataaaaaagttttcactaaataataaaatgcgCTGGTTGATATTATGACCTTTGTGTTGTTTGGGTTGTTTTCTACCCATTTATAATAATAGAGttttgtcaggttctgttttgttgttattctgtgtctttgtttattctgtttgagtctggcctcctgtgtttgactcttgtctttgtgtttcaggtattcctgcttgtggctccaccccctagtgatgtctgtgtgcttggtttgtgactgattagctccctcatgtttccacccaggtgtgggcCGTTCCcgatcaggcctcctccactatttagctgagtgcttgaacaCTGAATGTTTGCCGGATCATTGCATTGTCTACCCTCATTGTGTCCTGATGTGTTTTGTTTCCTGCTCCCAG from Gouania willdenowi chromosome 9, fGouWil2.1, whole genome shotgun sequence encodes:
- the LOC114470316 gene encoding interleukin-1 beta-like, which translates into the protein MGSLKRCNSNSSNTWSHKMPEGVDLEISHHPLTMKKVAHLIIAMERLKGSRSRSVLRTDFRDQNLLSIMLDGFMEVYETYSAPPPHFRRTGVHTCSVMDSEKRNLVLVKDSMELHAVLLQGGSGKRKVHLNMSTYVHPMPPVDARPVVLGIKDTNLYLSCHLEGDEPTLHLEEVEDKSSLSRISDDSEMLRFLFYKQDTGVNNSTLMSACYPDWYISTAEEDNKAVIMSQEASSCYQTFNIQRESYTDATYP